A portion of the Magnolia sinica isolate HGM2019 chromosome 17, MsV1, whole genome shotgun sequence genome contains these proteins:
- the LOC131230347 gene encoding transcription factor bHLH155 isoform X4 has protein sequence MGEGMGDRLQQILRSLCFKTQWKYAVFWKLKHRARMMLTWEDAYYDNHEEPNPSNSTVASILSSETHDSHRMGDPLGLAVAKMSYLVYSLGEGIIGQVAFTGKHRWIFADEPASNYWSSSEYADGLQAQFSAGIKTIAVVAVVPYGVVQLGSLNSVVEDLKLVSHIKHVFGLLHNSLASFSSISVQHTQKNILNMSADFNDCLHKLDLMRGFHQRNAAQVADERLAVDLPAVRANGSVESLRLRSGNVTSEFQKQEQLKVFNNKKSGEMNTSGGMEIGLGTEGKFGLSSCNVYSENALLNNFGLPVDTCTVDHPCLPSVPDFANRERINLDGIGFLQDEALQVPQSLEMQLGYESEKKSMIPMTESSNDLAKAPLMFSAGCELHEALGSAFKKEEDAGIWSEAGETEVEDLVKAPDEAVSSLFSGSEHLLEAVVANACAGASNITSENSLCKSGWSSLLTTENSLQTPDHIKHGGSSAGGQAQTSSFLAEDGTHQSMGSVGRCAESFVLKSPKETSSMTPSACSGLSERQTEPSKVNRKRARPGESCRPRPRDRQLIQDRVKELREIVPNGSKCSIDALLERTIKHMIFLQSVTSHADKLKRCAESKVCVGSYFPDPKLCGNGSHLVRTCSQDRGASWALEVGSQFKASPIVVENLNMNGQMLVEMLCEDCSLFLEIAEVIRGLGFTILKGVTESREEKTWACFVVEGRGNDGLQRMDILWSLMQLQQSKTSI, from the exons ATGGGGGAGGGGATGGGGGATCGCTTGCAGCAGATTCTCAGAAGCCTCTGTTTCAAGACACAGTGGAAATATGCGGTGTTTTGGAAGCTCAAACACAGGGCTCGCAT GATGTTGACTTGGGAAGACGCTTATTATGATAATCATGAAGAACCTAATCCTTCTAACAGCACTGTCGCAAGCATTCTCTCTTCCGAAACCCATGACAGCCATCGTATGGGAGACCCACTTGGATTAGCTGTGGCAAAGATGTCGTACCTTGTGTATTCTCTTGGGGAAGG GATCATCGGGCAAGTGGCATTTACTGGAAAACATCGGTGGATTTTTGCAGACGAACCTGCATCTAATTACTGGTCATCATCTGAG TATGCAGATGGATTGCAGGCTCAGTTCTCAGCTGGGATCAAG ACAATTGCTGTTGTAGCTGTTGTTCCATATGGTGTTGTTCAACTTGGATCCTTAAATTCG GTTGTTGAGGATTTGAAGCTAGTGAGTCATATCAAACATGTATTTGGTTTGCTTCATAATTCCTTGGCATCATTTAGTTCCATTTCCGTACAACATACTCAGAAGAACATCCTTAATATG TCAGCAGATTTCAATGATTGCCTACACAAACTTGATCTA ATGCGTGGCTTCCACCAACGAAATGCAGCCCAAGTTGCTGATGAACGTTTGGCAGTTGATTTACCAGCGGTTAGAGCAAATGGGAGTGTTGAGTCACTCAGATTGAGATCTGGTAACGTCACTTCAGAGTTTCAGAAACAGGAACAGTTGAAAGTATTCAATAATAAGAAGTCTGGAGAGATGAATACCAGTGGTGGCATGGAAATAGGTTTAGGCAcggagggtaaatttgggttatCCTCGTGCAACGTTTATTCAGAGAATGCACTTTTAAATAATTTTGGGCTACCGGTTGACACATGTACAGTTGACCATCCTTGCTTGCCATCTGTCCCCGACTTTGCAAATCGTGAGAGGATTAATTTAGATGGAATTGGTTTTCTTCAGGATGAGGCACTGCAAGTACCTCAATCATTGGAAATGCAGCTAGGATATGAATCAGAAAAGAAATCAATGATTCCAATGACAGAAAGTAGCAATGACCTTGCAAAAGCTCCCTTAATGTTCTCTGCTGGCTGCGAGCTACATGAAGCCCTTGGGTCAGCTTTCAAGAAAGAGGAAGATGCTGGTATTTGGAGTGAAGCAGGAGAGACAGAGGTTGAAGACCTTGTTAAAGCCCCAGATGAGGCAGTCAGTAGCTTGTTTAGTGGGTCAGAACATCTTCTTGAAGCAGTGGTAGCCAATGCTTGCGCTGGTGCTAGCAACATAACAAGTGAAAACTCGTTGTGTAAATCTGGATGGTCATCACTGTTGACAACCGAAAATTCACTTCAGACACCAGACCATATTAAGCATGGGGGCAGTTCAGCAGGTGGTCAAGCACAGACATCATCTTTCTTGGCTGAAGATGGTACACATCAAAGCATGGGTTCTGTTGGGCGTTGTGCAGAATCTTTTGTTTTGAAGTCTCCAAAAGAGACATCATCAATGACTCCAAGTGCTTGTAGCGGGCTATCCGAGAGGCAGACGGAGCCATCAAAAGTTAACAGAAAGAGGGCTAGACCTGGTGAAAGTTGTAGACCACGGCCCAGGGACAGACAGCTGATCCAAGATCGCGTCAAGGAACTACGAGAGATTGTGCCCAATGGGTCCAAG TGCAGCATTGATGCATTATTGGAGCGCACAATCAAGCACATGATCTTTCTACAAAGTGTTACTAGCCATGCTGACAAGTTAAAGAGATGTGCAGAATCAAAGGTATGCGTTGGAAGTTATTTTCCCGATCCAAAG CTTTGTGGCAACGGAAGTCATTTAGTAAGGACCTGCAGTCAAGACCGTGGTGCAAGCTGGGCTCTAGAGGTGGGAAGCCAGTTCAAAGCTTCCCCTATAGTAGTGGAAAATCTAAACATGAATGGGCAGATGCTAGTTGAG ATGTTGTGCGAGGATTGCAGCCTTTTTCTTGAGATAGCTGAGGTAATTAGAGGCTTGGGTTTTACCATCTTAAAAGGTGTAACAGAATCCCGTGAGGAGAAGACATGGGCATGCTTTGTTGTTGAG
- the LOC131230347 gene encoding transcription factor EMB1444 isoform X5, translated as MGEGMGDRLQQILRSLCFKTQWKYAVFWKLKHRARMMLTWEDAYYDNHEEPNPSNSTVASILSSETHDSHRMGDPLGLAVAKMSYLVYSLGEGIIGQVAFTGKHRWIFADEPASNYWSSSEYADGLQAQFSAGIKTIAVVAVVPYGVVQLGSLNSVVEDLKLVSHIKHVFGLLHNSLASFSSISVQHTQKNILNMMRGFHQRNAAQVADERLAVDLPAVRANGSVESLRLRSGNVTSEFQKQEQLKVFNNKKSGEMNTSGGMEIGLGTEGKFGLSSCNVYSENALLNNFGLPVDTCTVDHPCLPSVPDFANRERINLDGIGFLQDEALQVPQSLEMQLGYESEKKSMIPMTESSNDLAKAPLMFSAGCELHEALGSAFKKEEDAGIWSEAGETEVEDLVKAPDEAVSSLFSGSEHLLEAVVANACAGASNITSENSLCKSGWSSLLTTENSLQTPDHIKHGGSSAGGQAQTSSFLAEDGTHQSMGSVGRCAESFVLKSPKETSSMTPSACSGLSERQTEPSKVNRKRARPGESCRPRPRDRQLIQDRVKELREIVPNGSKCSIDALLERTIKHMIFLQSVTSHADKLKRCAESKVCVGSYFPDPKLCGNGSHLVRTCSQDRGASWALEVGSQFKASPIVVENLNMNGQMLVEMLCEDCSLFLEIAEVIRGLGFTILKGVTESREEKTWACFVVEGRGNDGLQRMDILWSLMQLQQSKTSI; from the exons ATGGGGGAGGGGATGGGGGATCGCTTGCAGCAGATTCTCAGAAGCCTCTGTTTCAAGACACAGTGGAAATATGCGGTGTTTTGGAAGCTCAAACACAGGGCTCGCAT GATGTTGACTTGGGAAGACGCTTATTATGATAATCATGAAGAACCTAATCCTTCTAACAGCACTGTCGCAAGCATTCTCTCTTCCGAAACCCATGACAGCCATCGTATGGGAGACCCACTTGGATTAGCTGTGGCAAAGATGTCGTACCTTGTGTATTCTCTTGGGGAAGG GATCATCGGGCAAGTGGCATTTACTGGAAAACATCGGTGGATTTTTGCAGACGAACCTGCATCTAATTACTGGTCATCATCTGAG TATGCAGATGGATTGCAGGCTCAGTTCTCAGCTGGGATCAAG ACAATTGCTGTTGTAGCTGTTGTTCCATATGGTGTTGTTCAACTTGGATCCTTAAATTCG GTTGTTGAGGATTTGAAGCTAGTGAGTCATATCAAACATGTATTTGGTTTGCTTCATAATTCCTTGGCATCATTTAGTTCCATTTCCGTACAACATACTCAGAAGAACATCCTTAATATG ATGCGTGGCTTCCACCAACGAAATGCAGCCCAAGTTGCTGATGAACGTTTGGCAGTTGATTTACCAGCGGTTAGAGCAAATGGGAGTGTTGAGTCACTCAGATTGAGATCTGGTAACGTCACTTCAGAGTTTCAGAAACAGGAACAGTTGAAAGTATTCAATAATAAGAAGTCTGGAGAGATGAATACCAGTGGTGGCATGGAAATAGGTTTAGGCAcggagggtaaatttgggttatCCTCGTGCAACGTTTATTCAGAGAATGCACTTTTAAATAATTTTGGGCTACCGGTTGACACATGTACAGTTGACCATCCTTGCTTGCCATCTGTCCCCGACTTTGCAAATCGTGAGAGGATTAATTTAGATGGAATTGGTTTTCTTCAGGATGAGGCACTGCAAGTACCTCAATCATTGGAAATGCAGCTAGGATATGAATCAGAAAAGAAATCAATGATTCCAATGACAGAAAGTAGCAATGACCTTGCAAAAGCTCCCTTAATGTTCTCTGCTGGCTGCGAGCTACATGAAGCCCTTGGGTCAGCTTTCAAGAAAGAGGAAGATGCTGGTATTTGGAGTGAAGCAGGAGAGACAGAGGTTGAAGACCTTGTTAAAGCCCCAGATGAGGCAGTCAGTAGCTTGTTTAGTGGGTCAGAACATCTTCTTGAAGCAGTGGTAGCCAATGCTTGCGCTGGTGCTAGCAACATAACAAGTGAAAACTCGTTGTGTAAATCTGGATGGTCATCACTGTTGACAACCGAAAATTCACTTCAGACACCAGACCATATTAAGCATGGGGGCAGTTCAGCAGGTGGTCAAGCACAGACATCATCTTTCTTGGCTGAAGATGGTACACATCAAAGCATGGGTTCTGTTGGGCGTTGTGCAGAATCTTTTGTTTTGAAGTCTCCAAAAGAGACATCATCAATGACTCCAAGTGCTTGTAGCGGGCTATCCGAGAGGCAGACGGAGCCATCAAAAGTTAACAGAAAGAGGGCTAGACCTGGTGAAAGTTGTAGACCACGGCCCAGGGACAGACAGCTGATCCAAGATCGCGTCAAGGAACTACGAGAGATTGTGCCCAATGGGTCCAAG TGCAGCATTGATGCATTATTGGAGCGCACAATCAAGCACATGATCTTTCTACAAAGTGTTACTAGCCATGCTGACAAGTTAAAGAGATGTGCAGAATCAAAGGTATGCGTTGGAAGTTATTTTCCCGATCCAAAG CTTTGTGGCAACGGAAGTCATTTAGTAAGGACCTGCAGTCAAGACCGTGGTGCAAGCTGGGCTCTAGAGGTGGGAAGCCAGTTCAAAGCTTCCCCTATAGTAGTGGAAAATCTAAACATGAATGGGCAGATGCTAGTTGAG ATGTTGTGCGAGGATTGCAGCCTTTTTCTTGAGATAGCTGAGGTAATTAGAGGCTTGGGTTTTACCATCTTAAAAGGTGTAACAGAATCCCGTGAGGAGAAGACATGGGCATGCTTTGTTGTTGAG